A stretch of Pseudomonas sp. CCC3.1 DNA encodes these proteins:
- a CDS encoding beta-ketoacyl-[acyl-carrier-protein] synthase family protein, whose amino-acid sequence MTAYLNALGIVCSLGRGPDEVARQLFAGDCSGIRRATGWVPGRSVAVGSVQGALVAVPAPLREQSSRNNQLLLDAALQIRDEIALAIQTYGRDRIAIVLGTSTSGIEEASRGIKHYGQHQQFPDDYQYQQQELSAPATFLADWLNISGPTYVISTACTSSARALMSAQRLLSMNLCDVVLCGGVDSLCKLTLNGFCALEAVSDERCNPFSVNRRGINIGEGAALFLMSKQASGPQPIALLGAGASSDAHHISAPEPSGRGAVQAMHIALKRAGLQADHIGYLNLHGTATLHNDAMESHAVAHVFPQGVPCSSTKPMTGHTLGAAGALEAAFCWLSLTHGNALPPHIWDGQPDPALPALNWVTPGQTLAPAPQRCLMSNSFAFGGNNVSLIIGDAP is encoded by the coding sequence ATGACTGCTTACCTGAATGCGCTGGGCATTGTGTGTTCACTGGGCCGTGGCCCGGATGAAGTCGCGCGCCAACTGTTTGCCGGGGATTGCTCGGGCATACGGCGCGCCACCGGCTGGGTGCCGGGGCGCTCGGTAGCGGTGGGCAGCGTGCAGGGCGCGCTGGTGGCTGTCCCGGCGCCTCTGCGTGAGCAAAGCAGCCGCAACAACCAGTTACTGCTCGACGCCGCGTTGCAGATTCGCGATGAGATAGCGCTTGCCATTCAGACCTATGGCCGTGACCGCATCGCCATTGTGCTGGGCACCAGCACCTCGGGCATCGAGGAAGCGAGTCGTGGCATCAAGCACTATGGGCAACACCAACAGTTTCCCGACGACTACCAGTACCAGCAGCAAGAGCTGAGCGCACCCGCCACCTTCCTTGCCGACTGGTTGAACATCAGCGGCCCGACCTATGTGATTTCGACGGCCTGCACCTCCAGCGCGCGCGCCTTGATGAGCGCGCAGCGGCTGCTGAGCATGAACCTCTGCGACGTAGTGCTGTGCGGCGGCGTCGACAGTTTGTGCAAGCTGACGCTCAACGGCTTTTGCGCACTGGAAGCCGTGTCTGATGAGCGCTGCAACCCGTTTTCGGTGAACCGCCGCGGGATCAACATCGGCGAAGGTGCGGCCTTGTTCTTGATGAGCAAACAGGCCAGCGGCCCGCAGCCGATTGCCCTGCTGGGTGCGGGCGCAAGCTCGGACGCACACCATATTTCAGCCCCCGAACCCAGCGGCCGGGGCGCCGTGCAAGCGATGCACATCGCCTTGAAGCGCGCGGGTTTGCAGGCCGACCACATCGGCTATCTGAACCTGCATGGCACCGCCACGCTCCACAACGACGCCATGGAAAGCCACGCGGTGGCCCACGTCTTCCCACAAGGCGTGCCATGTTCATCGACCAAACCCATGACCGGGCACACGTTGGGCGCCGCCGGGGCGCTGGAGGCCGCGTTTTGCTGGTTGAGCCTGACCCACGGCAACGCCCTGCCCCCGCATATCTGGGACGGTCAACCCGACCCGGCATTGCCCGCGCTGAACTGGGTCACGCCCGGCCAAACCCTGGCACCCGCCCCACAACGCTGCCTGATGAGCAATTCGTTTGCCTTCGGCGGCAATAACGTCAGCCTGATTATCGGAGACGCCCCATGA
- a CDS encoding hotdog family protein, which yields MIDWPLAELLPHAGDMILIDQVLACDEETIQTRLTVRAGGLFNRQDGSLPAWVGIELMAQSVAAYAGCRARLEGKPVALGFLLGTRKFECNVEHFPLGAELQIHALRSLEDDNGMGVFECHLTGPQIHATARLNVFRPPQAEHYLAQASQETRHD from the coding sequence ATGATTGATTGGCCGCTCGCCGAATTGCTGCCCCACGCTGGCGACATGATCTTGATCGATCAGGTCCTGGCGTGTGATGAAGAAACCATTCAGACCCGCCTCACCGTGCGCGCAGGCGGCCTGTTTAACCGCCAAGACGGCAGCCTGCCCGCCTGGGTCGGCATCGAGTTGATGGCGCAAAGTGTGGCCGCCTACGCCGGTTGCCGTGCGCGCCTGGAAGGCAAGCCCGTTGCACTGGGGTTTTTACTCGGCACCCGCAAGTTCGAATGCAACGTGGAACACTTCCCGCTGGGCGCCGAGTTGCAGATCCATGCGCTGCGCTCGCTGGAAGACGACAACGGCATGGGCGTGTTCGAGTGCCATCTCACTGGCCCGCAGATTCACGCCACCGCCCGCCTGAACGTGTTCCGTCCACCTCAGGCTGAACACTACCTTGCTCAAGCTTCCCAGGAGACTCGCCATGACTGA
- the fabG gene encoding 3-ketoacyl-ACP reductase FabG2, translating into MTESILVTGSSRGIGRAIALRLAQAGFDLVLHCRSGRSEADAVMAQVLALGRNARVLQFDVSDRAQCRDILEADVETHGAYYGVVLNAGLTRDGAFPALSEDDWDVVMRTNLDGFYNVLHPVMMPMIRRRQAGRIVCITSVSGLIGNRGQVNYSASKAGLIGAAKALAIELGKRKITVNCVAPGLIDTAMLDENVPVEDLMKMIPAQRMGTPEEVAGAVNFLMSAEAGYITRQVLAVNGGLC; encoded by the coding sequence ATGACTGAGTCCATTTTAGTCACCGGCTCTAGCCGTGGCATCGGCCGAGCCATTGCCTTGCGTCTGGCCCAAGCCGGTTTTGATCTGGTGCTGCATTGCCGCAGTGGCCGCAGCGAAGCCGATGCCGTGATGGCGCAAGTGCTGGCGCTGGGGCGTAACGCCCGCGTGCTGCAATTCGACGTGTCGGACCGCGCTCAATGCCGGGACATTCTAGAGGCCGATGTGGAAACCCATGGCGCCTATTACGGCGTGGTATTGAACGCCGGACTGACCCGCGACGGGGCCTTCCCGGCCCTTAGCGAAGACGATTGGGACGTGGTGATGCGCACCAACCTCGACGGTTTTTACAACGTGTTGCACCCGGTGATGATGCCGATGATCCGCCGTCGTCAGGCCGGACGCATTGTGTGCATCACCTCGGTGTCCGGCCTGATCGGCAATCGCGGCCAGGTCAATTACAGCGCCTCCAAGGCGGGCTTGATCGGCGCCGCCAAAGCCTTGGCCATTGAGCTGGGCAAACGCAAAATCACTGTTAACTGCGTGGCCCCGGGCCTGATCGATACCGCCATGCTCGACGAAAATGTCCCCGTAGAAGACCTGATGAAAATGATCCCCGCGCAACGCATGGGCACCCCGGAAGAAGTCGCGGGGGCGGTCAACTTTTTGATGTCTGCCGAAGCCGGCTACATCACCCGCCAAGTGCTGGCCGTCAACGGAGGCCTGTGCTGA
- a CDS encoding beta-ketoacyl-ACP synthase, with translation MKRVVVTGMAGITSLGSDWASIEANFVAGRSGIRRMDEWDRFTELNTRLAGPIDDFAVPSHWTRKQLRSMGRVSRLAVGAAEQALQDAGLLGNPIIRDGRMGVACGSSTGSTDEIKAFGNMLLNSVAEGLNANSYVRMMPHTTAANISIFFGLTGRLIPTSSACTSGSQGIGYAYESIKFGRLPLMLAGGAEELCPTEAMVFDALYATSLKNDAPHTSPRPYDSGRDGLVIGEGGGMLVLEELEHALARGAHIHAEIVGFGSNADGQHTTRPEVSTMRRAMELALEDAGIGAHAIGYVNGHGTATEQGDIAETQATSELFGKHMPISSQKSFLGHTLGACGALESWFSIEMMNRDRYVPTLNLDQVDPRCGELDYLRGEVRVMHNDYVMNNNFAFGGVNTSLIFRRWP, from the coding sequence ATGAAGCGCGTTGTCGTTACCGGCATGGCCGGCATCACGTCGCTGGGCAGTGACTGGGCCAGCATCGAAGCCAACTTTGTCGCGGGCCGCAGCGGCATCCGGCGCATGGACGAGTGGGACCGCTTCACCGAACTCAACACCCGTTTGGCGGGGCCGATTGATGACTTTGCGGTGCCCAGCCACTGGACCCGCAAACAACTGCGCAGCATGGGCCGTGTATCGCGCCTGGCGGTCGGCGCTGCCGAACAGGCCTTGCAAGACGCGGGCTTGCTGGGCAATCCGATCATTCGGGACGGGCGCATGGGCGTGGCCTGCGGGTCGTCCACCGGCAGCACGGACGAAATCAAAGCCTTCGGCAACATGCTGCTCAACTCGGTCGCCGAAGGCCTCAACGCCAATAGCTACGTGCGCATGATGCCGCACACCACCGCGGCGAATATCAGCATCTTTTTTGGCCTCACCGGACGCCTGATCCCCACCTCCAGCGCCTGCACCAGCGGCAGCCAAGGCATTGGCTATGCCTACGAGTCGATCAAGTTCGGCCGCCTGCCGTTGATGCTCGCGGGCGGCGCCGAAGAATTGTGCCCCACCGAAGCCATGGTGTTCGACGCGCTGTACGCCACCAGCCTTAAAAACGACGCGCCGCACACCAGCCCTCGGCCCTACGACAGCGGCCGCGACGGCCTGGTGATTGGTGAAGGCGGCGGCATGCTGGTGCTCGAAGAGCTGGAACATGCGCTGGCTCGCGGCGCGCATATCCATGCCGAAATCGTCGGCTTTGGCAGCAACGCCGATGGCCAGCACACCACCCGCCCAGAAGTCAGCACCATGCGCCGAGCCATGGAACTGGCGCTGGAAGATGCAGGCATTGGCGCTCACGCCATCGGTTATGTGAACGGCCACGGCACCGCCACTGAACAGGGCGACATTGCCGAAACCCAGGCCACCAGCGAGTTGTTCGGCAAACACATGCCCATCAGTTCGCAGAAGAGCTTTTTGGGCCACACGCTGGGTGCCTGCGGGGCGCTGGAGTCGTGGTTCAGCATCGAAATGATGAACCGCGATCGTTATGTGCCGACGCTCAATCTGGATCAAGTTGACCCGCGCTGCGGCGAGCTGGATTACCTGCGCGGCGAAGTTCGCGTGATGCACAACGACTACGTCATGAACAACAACTTTGCCTTTGGCGGGGTCAACACATCGTTGATATTCCGTCGCTGGCCTTAA
- a CDS encoding excinuclease: protein MQFKTLATTAVLLCALPAVSQARDDTLYLPFDQVVTEAISTGKIDGSVKFYLAGNTPSGKVTVISPGAVTNKKTNAFNKTDYQACSWALQSALITLHDAAKKAGANAVTDISSFYKRNERKDPKTYECHAGAVIAGVALKGDLSKVN from the coding sequence ATGCAATTCAAGACTCTGGCAACGACCGCTGTTCTGCTGTGCGCACTGCCTGCTGTGAGCCAGGCACGCGATGACACCTTGTACCTGCCCTTTGATCAGGTGGTCACCGAAGCCATCAGCACCGGCAAAATTGATGGCAGCGTAAAGTTCTATCTGGCGGGTAACACACCGAGCGGCAAAGTGACCGTTATCAGCCCTGGCGCCGTGACCAACAAAAAGACCAACGCCTTTAACAAAACCGATTACCAGGCGTGCTCCTGGGCGCTGCAATCGGCGTTGATCACCCTGCATGACGCGGCCAAAAAAGCCGGTGCCAACGCCGTGACCGACATCAGCAGCTTCTACAAACGCAACGAGCGCAAAGACCCGAAAACCTACGAGTGCCATGCGGGCGCAGTCATTGCAGGCGTGGCGTTGAAAGGGGATTTGTCGAAGGTGAATTGA
- a CDS encoding addiction module antidote protein, with protein MTEKFTRWDSAEFLKTEEDIGYYLEACMEEAGDDPAFIAKALGTIARARGMSQVARDAGLSRESLYRALSGEGNPEFGTILKVAKALGLKLHISK; from the coding sequence TTGACCGAAAAGTTCACCCGCTGGGACAGCGCCGAATTCCTCAAAACTGAAGAGGATATAGGTTATTACCTGGAAGCCTGCATGGAGGAGGCTGGCGATGACCCTGCTTTCATTGCCAAAGCGCTTGGCACCATTGCGCGAGCGCGGGGCATGAGTCAAGTAGCGCGGGATGCAGGTCTTTCAAGAGAAAGCCTGTATCGAGCGCTGTCCGGGGAAGGCAACCCGGAGTTTGGGACCATTCTTAAAGTAGCCAAGGCGCTTGGGCTAAAGCTGCATATCTCCAAGTGA
- a CDS encoding type II toxin-antitoxin system RelE/ParE family toxin, with the protein MIEIIRSTIFSRWLADLPDSRARARILLRLDRMAEGNLGDTKFVGAGLKEARIDYGPGYRLYFIQQGQCWVVLLCAGDKSSQTRDIKQARLIAKDWKEYNL; encoded by the coding sequence ATGATTGAAATTATCCGCAGCACAATATTTTCGCGTTGGTTGGCAGATTTGCCAGACAGTCGGGCGCGGGCGCGTATCTTGCTCAGGCTTGATCGAATGGCTGAAGGCAATTTGGGTGATACCAAATTTGTTGGCGCAGGATTGAAAGAGGCTCGTATCGATTACGGTCCGGGTTACCGCTTGTACTTCATCCAGCAAGGCCAATGTTGGGTGGTTCTATTGTGTGCCGGTGATAAAAGCAGCCAAACCCGCGATATCAAACAAGCGCGACTGATTGCCAAAGACTGGAAGGAGTACAACCTTTGA
- a CDS encoding LysR family transcriptional regulator, translating to MELRHLRYFIAVAEELHFGRAAQLLGISQPPLSQQIQALEQELGARLFERTNRRVALSEAGRLFLDEARQVLAQVDKAADVARRAQLGELGEMKIGFTSSAPFNSSIPQAIFAFRQAFPAVHLNLKEMSSRDVAEALVEESIEIGVMRPFPLADSLVAVELFSEPLVAVIQAEHPLAEGSENGLYIGALADEPFVFFPRSYGSGLYAQLLSLARQAGFSPHIAQEAGEAMTIIGLVSAGLGVSVLPASFQHMRIKGVVYRPLLDTDASTAVWLVQRKGNPSPMAKAFAELVTRKMVKP from the coding sequence ATGGAACTGCGCCATTTACGCTATTTCATCGCTGTCGCCGAAGAACTGCACTTTGGCCGGGCCGCCCAGTTGCTGGGCATCTCTCAACCGCCGTTGAGCCAGCAAATACAGGCGCTGGAACAAGAGCTGGGGGCGCGGCTGTTCGAGCGTACCAACCGTCGGGTCGCGCTCAGCGAAGCCGGGCGATTGTTTCTCGACGAGGCGCGTCAGGTGCTGGCGCAAGTCGACAAAGCCGCCGACGTCGCCCGCCGTGCGCAGTTGGGTGAACTGGGCGAAATGAAAATTGGCTTCACCTCTTCAGCGCCGTTCAACTCAAGCATTCCGCAGGCCATTTTTGCCTTTCGCCAGGCCTTCCCAGCGGTGCACCTCAACCTCAAGGAAATGAGCAGCCGCGACGTGGCGGAGGCGTTGGTGGAAGAGTCGATCGAAATCGGCGTCATGCGCCCGTTCCCCTTGGCAGACTCGCTGGTGGCCGTGGAACTGTTCAGCGAGCCCTTGGTGGCGGTCATTCAGGCCGAGCACCCATTGGCCGAAGGCAGCGAAAACGGCCTCTACATCGGGGCATTGGCTGACGAACCGTTCGTCTTCTTCCCGCGCAGCTACGGCAGCGGGTTGTATGCGCAACTGCTGAGCCTGGCGCGCCAAGCGGGTTTCAGCCCGCACATCGCACAAGAAGCGGGCGAAGCCATGACCATCATTGGGCTGGTTTCAGCGGGGTTGGGTGTGTCCGTGTTGCCCGCGTCGTTCCAGCACATGCGCATCAAAGGCGTGGTGTACAGGCCCCTGCTCGACACAGACGCCAGCACCGCCGTGTGGCTGGTGCAACGCAAAGGCAACCCCTCGCCGATGGCCAAGGCGTTTGCTGAGCTGGTGACGCGCAAGATGGTGAAGCCCTAG
- a CDS encoding MFS transporter → MPPTALDDVVAQLNDVFIEKGTPMFMRTVLALFSGGFATFALLYCVQPMMPMLSHEYGINAAQSSLILSVATGMLAIGLLVTGPISDAIGRKPVMVFALFSAAVFTLLSAFMPSWEGVLITRALVGLSLSGLAAVAMTYLSEEIHPQHIGLAMGLYIGGNAIGGMSGRLITGVLIDFVSWHTAMLVIGGLALVLALVFVKILPESRNFRPQTMNPRSLLNGFTMHFRDAGLPWLFLEAFLLMGSFVTLFNYIGYRLLADPYNMNQAVVGLLSVVYLSGIYSSAQIGALADKLGRRKVLWAVIVLMLAGIALTLFEPIALVIIGMLLFTFGFFGAHSVASSWIGRRATKAKGQASSLYLFCYYAGSSVAGTAGGFFWHYAGWNGIGAFIGALLVIALLVALRLAKLPALPGNSQPV, encoded by the coding sequence ATCCCGCCCACTGCACTGGATGATGTTGTCGCTCAACTCAATGACGTGTTTATCGAGAAAGGCACGCCGATGTTCATGCGAACGGTGCTGGCGCTGTTCTCGGGCGGTTTTGCGACGTTTGCCCTGCTGTATTGCGTGCAGCCAATGATGCCGATGCTGTCCCATGAATACGGGATTAACGCCGCGCAAAGCAGCCTGATTTTGTCGGTGGCCACCGGGATGCTGGCTATCGGCTTGTTGGTGACCGGGCCTATTTCTGATGCCATCGGGCGTAAGCCGGTGATGGTGTTTGCATTGTTCAGTGCAGCTGTTTTTACGTTGCTCAGTGCATTTATGCCGAGCTGGGAAGGCGTGCTGATTACCCGCGCGCTGGTGGGGTTGTCGCTGAGCGGGCTGGCCGCTGTCGCCATGACGTATTTGAGCGAGGAAATTCACCCGCAACACATTGGCCTGGCGATGGGGTTGTACATCGGCGGCAATGCGATTGGCGGGATGAGCGGGCGGTTGATCACGGGGGTGTTGATCGACTTCGTCAGTTGGCACACCGCGATGCTGGTGATCGGCGGCCTGGCATTGGTGCTGGCCCTGGTGTTTGTGAAGATCTTGCCGGAGTCGCGTAACTTCCGCCCGCAAACCATGAACCCGCGCAGCCTGTTGAACGGCTTCACCATGCACTTTCGCGATGCCGGTTTGCCGTGGCTGTTTCTGGAAGCGTTTTTGCTGATGGGCAGCTTTGTGACGCTGTTCAATTACATCGGTTATCGCTTGCTGGCCGATCCGTACAACATGAACCAGGCCGTGGTGGGCTTGCTCTCGGTGGTGTACCTGTCGGGCATTTACAGCTCGGCACAAATTGGCGCGCTGGCTGACAAACTGGGCCGTCGCAAAGTGCTGTGGGCAGTGATTGTGCTGATGCTGGCGGGTATCGCGCTGACCCTGTTCGAACCCATCGCGCTGGTGATTATCGGCATGCTGCTGTTCACCTTTGGCTTCTTTGGTGCGCACTCGGTGGCCAGCAGCTGGATCGGCCGCCGTGCAACTAAAGCCAAGGGCCAAGCCTCGTCGCTGTACCTGTTCTGTTACTACGCCGGGTCGAGCGTGGCCGGGACCGCAGGGGGCTTTTTCTGGCACTACGCGGGCTGGAACGGCATCGGTGCGTTCATCGGCGCTTTGCTGGTGATCGCCCTGCTGGTGGCGCTGCGTCTGGCCAAACTGCCCGCGTTGCCGGGTAATAGCCAGCCTGTGTAG
- the gspM gene encoding type II secretion system protein GspM has product MKARVRERWLQLPRRDRQLCGVLAVFLLAVFGFYGVWQPAQQRLAVAQTLYAQRVAQAAEVQRAQPTRATRVYTQPLSSRLSESAASAGLTVQQFDVDTQRLRISLSGNALTVLEWLNRIEQEGAEFESLSLEKSAQVLHVQLQINNP; this is encoded by the coding sequence ATGAAGGCCCGTGTGCGTGAGCGCTGGCTGCAACTGCCACGCCGTGATCGCCAATTGTGTGGGGTGCTCGCGGTATTTCTGTTGGCTGTCTTTGGCTTCTACGGGGTGTGGCAGCCTGCGCAGCAACGGCTGGCCGTGGCGCAAACGCTGTATGCCCAACGCGTTGCACAAGCGGCAGAGGTACAGCGAGCGCAGCCCACGCGAGCGACCCGGGTTTACACGCAACCCTTGAGCAGCCGCCTCAGCGAAAGCGCCGCGAGTGCGGGGCTGACTGTGCAGCAGTTTGACGTGGACACGCAGAGGTTGCGCATCAGCTTGAGCGGCAATGCCCTGACGGTACTGGAGTGGCTTAATCGCATCGAGCAAGAAGGCGCCGAATTCGAGAGCCTGAGCCTGGAAAAAAGCGCTCAGGTTCTGCACGTGCAACTACAGATCAATAACCCATAA
- the gspL gene encoding type II secretion system protein GspL codes for MNSRLYLTSHSDTRVYLWHDEKTAYETSLNEAAEALGARDVQLILPMEMCSWLLTEPWPGRRRPSVQALAFAVEDQLADDLDDLHIAVGPMDAQRRYPLLVINRQHFKNILAQLQARGLNIVSVHVDADLLPREQPSIAEWDGRWLAGGALDLRLALTLQALDALKDGPLGTAVEQTFDLSAAPPDAINLLQGEFRRTSQGLPWRGFSVAALLIVALAVGASHLRSSFLESEAARIYALSEQRFKALYPEHTRIVDLSAQLNALQQQGAARQNGHMARLLQLTQHVIGASSVDVQRMEWRAAVGWTLTITANNFAELEQLRERGLQSALPITLGNASQQGNRVQALLTLEDAL; via the coding sequence ATGAACAGCCGGCTTTATCTCACCTCGCACAGCGATACGCGGGTCTACCTGTGGCACGACGAAAAAACCGCCTACGAAACCTCACTGAACGAGGCCGCCGAGGCCCTGGGCGCGCGCGATGTGCAACTGATTCTGCCCATGGAAATGTGCAGTTGGCTGCTGACCGAGCCCTGGCCGGGCAGGCGCCGACCGAGCGTTCAGGCCTTGGCCTTTGCAGTGGAAGATCAACTGGCGGATGACCTTGATGACCTGCACATCGCCGTCGGCCCCATGGATGCACAGCGGCGCTACCCGTTGCTAGTGATTAACCGTCAGCACTTCAAAAATATCTTGGCGCAGTTGCAGGCGCGCGGCTTGAACATCGTCAGCGTGCACGTGGACGCCGACCTGTTGCCCCGCGAGCAACCGAGCATTGCAGAGTGGGACGGGCGTTGGTTGGCAGGCGGCGCGCTGGACCTGCGGCTGGCGTTAACCCTTCAGGCGCTGGACGCCCTGAAAGACGGGCCGCTCGGTACAGCGGTTGAGCAAACGTTTGATCTCAGTGCCGCGCCGCCTGATGCCATCAACCTGCTGCAAGGCGAGTTTCGGCGCACCTCGCAGGGTCTGCCTTGGCGAGGTTTCAGTGTTGCCGCCTTACTGATCGTTGCCCTGGCCGTGGGGGCGAGCCATCTGCGCAGCAGCTTCCTTGAGAGCGAGGCGGCGCGGATTTATGCCCTGAGCGAACAGCGTTTTAAAGCGCTGTACCCGGAGCACACCCGCATCGTCGATTTGTCTGCGCAACTCAACGCCCTGCAGCAGCAAGGCGCAGCCCGGCAAAACGGGCACATGGCGCGCTTGCTTCAGTTAACCCAGCACGTGATCGGTGCCAGCAGCGTGGACGTGCAACGCATGGAATGGCGCGCCGCCGTCGGCTGGACCTTAACCATCACCGCCAACAACTTTGCCGAGCTTGAGCAACTGCGCGAGCGAGGCTTGCAAAGCGCACTGCCGATCACCTTGGGCAACGCCAGCCAGCAGGGCAACCGGGTGCAGGCTTTACTCACCCTGGAGGACGCTTTATGA
- a CDS encoding type II secretion system protein GspK codes for MRKGQQGIALLTVLLVMSLALLVTAGMLRNHRLALHSSAQQLHQLQLRQWAFAGEAWARERLYTLLPDPKLPVAAGQAWAKGRPEWLIDNGHIEVEIEDLAARFNVSTLLTQGAVDEVLKQRWLRLQTQLELPPVDASALQGLNLSDISQLRRVPGADARWYARMHPWIALLGKDATLNINTASSTLLATLEGVTPSMAHRLLSERPLQGFASVEDFTFTPALIGLGLQAAGLGTGSRWFRITTRVRVGQSRLRLESDMARDLKTGRWHLLQRRFLAPEHSEAS; via the coding sequence ATGCGCAAGGGGCAGCAAGGCATTGCATTGCTCACCGTGCTGCTGGTGATGAGCCTTGCGCTGCTGGTGACCGCAGGCATGTTGCGCAACCACCGTCTGGCCCTGCACAGCAGCGCTCAGCAACTCCATCAACTGCAATTGCGCCAATGGGCGTTTGCCGGGGAAGCCTGGGCGCGAGAGCGTTTGTACACGCTGTTGCCTGACCCCAAATTGCCCGTTGCAGCAGGCCAGGCCTGGGCCAAAGGTCGGCCCGAATGGCTGATCGACAACGGCCACATCGAGGTCGAAATCGAAGACTTGGCCGCCCGTTTCAACGTCAGCACCTTGCTCACTCAAGGCGCTGTCGACGAGGTGCTGAAACAGCGTTGGTTGCGCCTGCAAACCCAGCTTGAGCTGCCACCCGTAGACGCCAGCGCGCTGCAAGGCCTGAACCTGAGTGACATCAGCCAATTGCGTCGGGTACCGGGTGCCGACGCCCGCTGGTACGCACGCATGCATCCCTGGATCGCCCTGCTGGGCAAAGACGCGACGCTCAACATCAACACCGCTTCCTCCACGTTGCTCGCCACCCTCGAAGGCGTCACACCAAGCATGGCTCATCGCTTGCTGAGCGAGCGGCCGTTGCAGGGGTTCGCCAGCGTCGAGGACTTCACCTTCACCCCGGCGCTGATCGGCCTGGGGCTTCAAGCGGCCGGGTTGGGCACTGGCAGCCGCTGGTTTCGCATCACCACCCGCGTACGTGTGGGGCAAAGCCGCTTGCGCCTCGAAAGCGACATGGCCCGCGACCTCAAAACCGGCCGATGGCACCTTCTACAACGGCGCTTTTTAGCCCCTGAACACAGCGAAGCTTCTTGA
- a CDS encoding type II secretion system protein GspJ, translating into MTKPQAGFTLLELVIAIAIFALLGVACWRLFDGVLRAERSSSAHEQTLRGLQRAVALIERDALHLHTSAKLPGLALYPNQLNVRRANWRNPLGQPRSELQDVSYKLENGVLWRYSQGLEGGELQKQKLLTDVRDLRWRLYDRNLGWRIDWPSGKAAPKGMPQALEMQFSAGRFEQLRRVILLPEGE; encoded by the coding sequence ATGACTAAGCCGCAAGCGGGTTTTACGTTGCTCGAACTGGTGATCGCCATCGCCATTTTTGCCTTGCTGGGAGTGGCTTGCTGGCGGCTGTTTGATGGCGTGCTGCGCGCCGAACGCAGCAGCAGCGCCCACGAGCAGACCTTGCGCGGCTTGCAGCGCGCCGTGGCCCTGATCGAGCGCGATGCATTGCACCTGCACACCTCGGCCAAGCTTCCCGGGCTGGCGCTTTACCCCAACCAACTCAACGTGCGCCGCGCCAACTGGCGCAACCCGCTGGGCCAGCCGCGCAGCGAACTGCAAGACGTCAGTTACAAGCTGGAAAACGGTGTGCTTTGGCGCTACAGCCAGGGCCTTGAAGGCGGCGAACTGCAAAAACAAAAACTGCTCACAGACGTGCGCGATCTGCGCTGGCGGCTGTACGACCGCAACCTGGGCTGGCGCATCGATTGGCCGAGCGGCAAAGCGGCCCCCAAAGGGATGCCCCAAGCCCTTGAAATGCAGTTCTCAGCGGGCCGATTTGAACAGCTTCGCCGCGTGATTCTGCTGCCGGAGGGCGAGTGA
- the gspI gene encoding type II secretion system minor pseudopilin GspI, whose amino-acid sequence MRTEKGFTLLEVMIALAVFATLAAAVMSASQYVLRQSARVEARLLAGWLADNHLSELHLQSATLAIGSKTLTQRFAQREWRLVQRIVSEPDTGLLRVELSVSPAGSDPALLSVTHWLARSHD is encoded by the coding sequence ATGCGTACTGAAAAAGGCTTTACCTTGCTGGAAGTCATGATCGCCCTGGCCGTGTTCGCGACCTTGGCGGCGGCTGTCATGTCTGCCAGCCAATACGTATTGAGGCAAAGCGCACGGGTCGAAGCCCGACTGCTGGCAGGTTGGTTAGCAGACAATCATCTGAGTGAACTGCACCTTCAAAGCGCTACTTTGGCCATAGGATCGAAAACACTCACGCAGCGTTTTGCTCAACGCGAGTGGCGTCTGGTTCAACGCATCGTCAGCGAGCCCGACACGGGCCTGTTACGGGTAGAACTGAGCGTCAGCCCGGCGGGCAGTGATCCGGCCTTGCTCAGCGTGACGCACTGGCTGGCGCGCAGTCATGACTAA